TGTATCAGAATTTAGAAATTCTATGTCTTAAATCTTTAGTATTGTCTTATTTATAAACTAGAAGGACAAAAACCtcagaaatgaaaaaaagtGGGCAAAGTCAGGACGAAATAtatgtaaaaatagaaacaacttCCCAATCAAAGGAtccagaaaaataaacaaatcttCTATAGGtgatgattgatttttttttttttttttttttttcaaatagagCATTAAATCATGCCATCAATCGATCATATCAAGCCTTATTCAAGAACAAatgttaaaaaaggaaaaaaaaaaatgaaattaacaaACCTGCATTGGATGGAGTCTTTGTGATCAAAGGGAAGAGATTGCTGCCTATCCTCAAACATTCCAAGAAGCGGTTTGATGTCTTCAcattcattcatgaaaggaggcTCCTTATTATCTGGGTCATTGATCCTGTTAGTGTTAGGGTTAGGATCCTCCTGCATGACCCATTGACTAATACCTTGATGATTATTATCCTGCACAAGGAATTGTTGCTGATgtagaagagaaggagatggagGAGTATTGTGTTGTTGTAGATGCTGATGATGAAGCATAGGAGTTATATAAGAAGCACCAACTGGgtcttgatgatgatgattaatGGCTTGGGTAGCTACTTCCTGTTGCTGTAACAACTGCAAATGAGCCTGAGCTTGAGCCCTACATATCGCGAGTTGATGTAAAACAATTTGAAGCTCAGCTTTATCACGTTCGATCTGGCACTGCAACTCGTGAATAATACGATAACATCCACCGACGGGATCGATGGCTCGAGTATTGGCTTGTATGATCATGGTACGCATGGCTTCGTCTTTCTGAGATGGATCAAGGTTACGAATGATCTTGAGGATGTTACTAACTCCAAATAGCTTATGGGCATTGAGGAATTGACGTTGTTGGTCAGCTGGG
This genomic stretch from Macadamia integrifolia cultivar HAES 741 chromosome 2, SCU_Mint_v3, whole genome shotgun sequence harbors:
- the LOC122092962 gene encoding LOB domain-containing protein 22-like gives rise to the protein MSSNSSIITNTLINNNNNSNSRGAVSNNGTSSGSGSSTTNTSGSSQQACAACKYQRRKCTPGCTLAPYFPADQQRQFLNAHKLFGVSNILKIIRNLDPSQKDEAMRTMIIQANTRAIDPVGGCYRIIHELQCQIERDKAELQIVLHQLAICRAQAQAHLQLLQQQEVATQAINHHHQDPVGASYITPMLHHQHLQQHNTPPSPSLLHQQQFLVQDNNHQGISQWVMQEDPNPNTNRINDPDNKEPPFMNECEDIKPLLGMFEDRQQSLPFDHKDSIQCSDKAVLKDEEADVVVLKGENNSMEHVPEHDLKGAASLFTLTNCNS